Proteins encoded by one window of Cloeon dipterum chromosome 2, ieCloDipt1.1, whole genome shotgun sequence:
- the Rbcn-3A gene encoding dmX-like protein 2 isoform X1, translated as MNRHQVLSGACNAGDHCFAVGSVEGVPFTAYAAGCNIVILASTFERVQIIPGANYNYIRISCIDCSTDTGKIAAAYDNKVIIFEPTPLLQNSFTHQLDYQWKQTATLQADSAICSLSWNIEGTRLLTGGEVLQLWHYYPPPSEDENRTVTFEIGEEVSEQPPTSPNHNNVEQPAVSWECVWKQRTATPTVHMAFSADGTLFATAGRADRLVKIWFEQKPLLFPSKSTDGNASVPHTINEFTYGFVYIAHPRAVTQLSWRKTSKYMPKGSVANMLITSCRDNICRIWVETVLPDDGLVNMSQFDPLAAQNPKFRTHRHKHRIMQRLKHMKTCFHIRRHAKSHNSSPSLAGPIPTLPSTFSVHDFHNYGFQGTGLTTGLHFHLAASINAETDIPLVPSLITADPDQEPNFILHWLNNKEMHFTLQAENLLHELTKKAVEKEENYEQHDNATFVDDDGASSAKPKIKLVKGSSQEESNSDEISQGHPHASVHSGGIASHTMSNATSLNSLATESAVPGALPAGDPLDMRIESLLKDWHHGPDLLFSIHPIDGSFLIWVVEWLDEYHAGSFRQAQVSFSTRIPNAFPLGDAMTMSTNISLFNTCQSLALRNLMKPPLPRTIPTSAAGIVSSEGLTAVEEHPEGNDDQDEDDEDKSGAENKQEVQGNQEQDSDTSFSDFLNSNPSPVISMVSKHKNGTLNLWQLTFSEKSKFSQVLSISHASRASGHRFRVNDITCHPVLPLLLTTSHHNIPEITTPNSDGYESPQDNCINDMTILSGFCSELILWRVDAVGPLSKSGGVSELARINSPEISAFSNVAWIPTLLPSTTLGNLSNSPSACFVASDGQSLRVYQAVIDARTLLAEISTSERRSRMMDSMISISEESSMDDGGKHASLHNKIKIVSQQSTARPGCVIQLDAIADATHDWQNTQFLHVFQEQLIIGQKSDTGPADGLLGPDLGLMETQLGAMVDLQQAAVFEEPFYIVVMEKSGKHTLVHMWRLVIASQPDNPEFCGSVMYVPDSQLTQDDGEEDLDHHVGASHANHEPSRHGEHQQLPEQQQQPQTSHVIISTTKVCTQILPLPDDVEVIHAAPAAGHLSSASIYPACFAPYTIVTACSDSTIRFWNCKVTNKKDESRDYEWCEWEMRRKDKESMVEIAGKPLNISVAYSGRIACAYKYGKSFARPSRKDPHARFVNMCIAIYECESTGGSEWVLEDTIHLKNINVPYLSEPDLDSGLHTAFFKRKSPLKTTFEDPSGKLSTESSLPTVQSFSTLQTLRKSISEKGNVCPLTQKHLVQLDWVSNEDGSHILTVAVGSTVMLFTPVSSDLAQANMKAMKESQSTNRPILRKASSLAAPHFVDEIRWMKLRKIELHTADNLPALPMQISWVRDGILVIGMDSEMHVYSQWKPSFSITNDHTLQHQESEEIHDSRKLKDEQLLSLAQESSQRQLANVRSMTHLTRVSSILGTVSDKKKRGQSEPINMDYMPDYGLFEASRIACPVLPQYHPKQLMELLNSGKIRWVKAILAHLVRCISNTCSNRQGSVMHASSTDEESICKQKGWSRSRALSVSYGAGGTTSPLEQRGSTTAIPEELMLDYAEITSIPPLPLWTLLAADKESASTSKHTTEDNQDYNDLFDANLSMADETLEDILEDEPNTQNRPERRQSVSGDRQGLSHFGPRQGRLLSRLLTHTHLPGLSSLDQMHLLALADTVSTCNTDFAERFAIDAAKTAIAKENLTGVPGEEPSTDSLDDCGLRFLMAMKHFSYLLKCLPLTQRAQFQKQGVGTNNIVWAFHSESEEELLTLIPSYSKSTLRWSTLKELGAGWWIRNYTTLKTCIEKVAKAAFQNKEDPLDAALFYLAMKKKSLVWALFKSKRDVKLADFFSNDFTDDRWRKAALKNAFSLLGKQRFEHAAAFFLLAGAIKDAIDVCISKLDDFQLAMVIARLYEGELDQTPPSLRKLLYEEILGLSVDGEDYSPSKAHPDPFLRSMALWILKDYTGSLNTLLHTNIGSMHPQYIDEDKPDAAQANPNVFNFYVYLRTHPMLIRQYIASSAQDKNKGHSVVISGFSYGGSDSKSSKQDKQLLLEDSITPLERQLYFTTAHAHFKAGCPALALEVLSKLPNKVLDSNGDDSPNMLSSPTKIRKQDSQIDTGTLCEQTGWGGANSFDKKDDVFDWSQPVSKPKEEEITFDWSQPASKFEDEPLDLGFGKDDDDEDLEDSDEEKKKKVEQKLSAADTLEDEHDEREQTVPLDIMAQQLKFVACLKILMEELSTLATGFEVDGGQLRYQLYLWLEREVEALRQLCNYSAGEDDAATADELLLDESKDVTVTTTSFKAGEKPTLHEILMAEKMDFEAKVQRAAKRKKWLKANETLLRTLLSYCSLHGASGGGLASVRMELVLLLQELQQEKTQQQLLSPLPFPTTLPLLSASVACNKTVVADPVRHLQAKTHDMLQTIIELRYPPMPTRIHFSEVFVLRDLSVALSACIYQSLCDSDTFSVKHVHQDGYQSAGMETLARLNVVSPSSHLIASSGRRRRYSSDEPLQVTTLPSKWPGVTNLRALLAREKDEDTPKLNVLLCEAFIATYMSLVVYAMSTCDCNILFRLVGQKFSNATWASLYGGGVKKLLRVASTLPGPQTSQGSVDKEVPPSTDTAGAMWNAVTSLTKQRVRLNMKLLGQFGSQSGTQPMKEDRPTYREQFVPPEMSMVSYFLIKPQPPVDTEYVDYDSADSAESEVEEEEEDVFEGSTTGNEREDKDNTEHSNPNSFAWCVLRLAITTLVQHQLKDFLNVAGIELQAKKKLWRDQRFSELPVSSPLIHAVLRVVYHWVEVLKDDLDSKGAAPIDFIPGCFVDSNTTSGPAIHKYRSLLEKFNTPFHPKHPAASPARRLWSYLVRQEEVQDIFIRAVFGKKRMMTQILSGDPLMRPDDGAPDPIHHPALPEPVRIIHKDQDSISAFCLNEVSNGLLALATPKEVQEMDISLLLESPAWFEDECDFDIINLSKEPELVPATSFLVIQTASDRPLLAQASPNNAGSHPNTYGSSPAAQGGMAGQTGRGASVIKGLNFPGSHNPRFCQFVIERSRHMLKPVHKHKMDGIRRMSAHPLMPVYLSGSQDGSVQLWEWGHTQPVATPRPPGTFAKVSRVRFSQHGNKFGVADGDGHVSLWQVGMASSVSRPFFNYQCHSKMASDFVFLGSCSLLATAGHSSESKNVSLWDSLLPQKKALVTSFACHEQGASSIIYAPQHQAIISAGKKGDICIFDVRQRQLRQRFQGHESAVKCLALDPNEEFFVTGSADGDIKVWSMSTLQPYFMFPGEHARSSFFKNIGQGVTQLHIDSSSRLFSCGADGSMKVRQLPERDLVVQSIY; from the exons ATGAACCGCCACCAGGTGCTCAGCGGCGCCTGCAATGCCGGCGATCACTGCTTCGCCGTCGGCTCCGTCGAGGGTGTCCCCTTTACG GCATACGCTGCTGGGTGCAACATAGTGATCTTGGCCAGCACCTTCGAAAGGGTGCAGATCATCCCTGGCGCTAACTATAACTATATCAGGATCAGCTGCATCGACTGTTCCACGGACACTGGCAAAATTGCGGCTGCTTACGACAACAAAGTCATCATTTTCGAGCCCACCCCGCTGTTGCAAAATTCTTTTACACAC CAATTGGATTACCAATGGAAGCAGACTGCCACCCTGCAAGCAGACTCGGCCATCTGTTCCCTGTCGTGGAACATCGAAGGCACCAGGCTGCTGACTGGGGGCGAAGTCCTCCAGCTCTGGCACTACTACCCTCCTCCCTCGGAGGACGAAAACAGGA CCGTGACCTTTGAAATTGGCGAGGAAGTGAGCGAGCAACCCCCGACCTCGCCGAACCACAACAATGTGGAGCAACCCGCGGTCAGCTGGGAATGCGTGTGGAAGCAGAGGACGGCCACGCCGACCGTGCACATGGCCTTCTCAGCCGACGGCACGCTATTCGCCACTGCTGGCAGGGCCGACAGACTGGTCAAAATCTGGTTCGAGCAGAAACCCT tGTTGTTTCCTTCAAAAAGCACTGATGGAAACGCCTCAGTCCCGCACACCATTAACGAGTTTACATACGGTTTTGTCTACATTGCACACCCTAGAGCGGTGACGCAACTCTCATGGAGGAAAACAAGCAAATATATGCCAAA GGGTTCGGTGGCCAACATGCTGATCACCTCGTGCCGGGACAACATTTGCCGAATATGGGTGGAAACTGTGTTGCCGGACGACGGCCTCGTCAACATGAGCCAGTTCGACCCTCTGGCTGCCCAAAACCCGAAATTCCGCACTCACAGGCACAAGCACCGAATCATGCAAAGGCTGAAACACATGAA GACTTGTTTCCACATTCGCCGGCATGCCAAGAGCCACAACTCTTCTCCGAGCTTGGCTGGCCCCATTCCAACACTTCCTTCGACCTTCAGCGTGCACGATTTCCACAATTATGGATTCCAAGGCACTGGTCTTACAACTGGTCTGCATTTCCACTTGGCCGCCAGCATTAACGCTGAAACCG ATATTCCGCTGGTTCCAAGTCTGATCACAGCTGATCCTGACCAGGAGCCGAACTTCATTCTGCACTGGCTGAACAACAAAGAAATGCATTTTACTCtgcaagcagaaaatttgCTACAT GAACTTACCAAAAAGGCTgttgaaaaagaggaaaactaTGAGCAGCACGACAACGCAACCTTTGTTGACGATGACGGCGCGTCTTCGG CCAAGCCCAAAATTAAGCTGGTGAAAGGCTCCTCTCAGGAGGAAAGCAACAGTGATGAAATTAGCCAAGGACATCCTCACGCGAGCGTCCATTCAGGAGGAATCGCCAGCCACACAATGAG TAACGCCACCTCTTTAAATTCTCTGGCAACCGAATCGGCTGTGCCTGGCGCACTACCAGCCGGTGATCCATTAGACATGAGAATCGAAAGCTTGCTTAAAGACTGGCATCATGGACCTGATCTCCTTTTCTCGATTCATCCCATTGACGGCAGTTTCCTCATCTg GGTGGTCGAGTGGCTTGACGAGTACCACGCTGGCTCCTTCCGCCAGGCGCAAGTTTCCTTCTCAACTCGCATCCCGAACGCGTTCCCGCTGGGTGACGCGATGACCATGTCAACCAACATCAGCCTGTTCAACACGTGCCAATCGCTGGCTCTGCGAAACCTGATGAAGCCGCCCCTGCCGCGGACTATTCCTACCTCAGCAGCTGGAATCGTGTCCTCAGAGGGGCTGACGGCGGTAGAAGAGCATCCAGAGGGCAATGATGATCAGGATGAGGATGACGAAGACAAGTCAGGTGCTGAGAACAAGCAAGAAGTGCAGGGCAACCAAGAACAGGACTCAGACACGAGCTTCTCTGACTTCCTCAACTCTAACCCATCACCGGTGATCTCGATGGTGTCTAAGCACAAGAACGGCACGCTCAATCTCTGGCAGCTAACCTTCTCGGAGAAGTCCAAATTCAGCCAGGTGCTCAGCATTAGCCACGCGTCCAGGGCGTCTGGCCACAGGTTCCGGGTTAACGACATTACCTGCCACCCGGTGCTGCCCCTCTTGCTCACCACCTCGCACCACAACATACCAGAGATTACTACGCCCAATAGCGATGGCTACGAGTCTCCACAGGACAACTGCATCAACGACATGACTATTCTCAGC GGTTTCTGCAGCGAGCTGATTTTATGGAGAGTAGATGCCGTGGGGCCTTTGTCCAAATCAGGTGGTGTTTCAGAACTTGCGCGAATTAACTCGCCCGAGATCTCCGCCTTTTCCAATGTCGCTTGGATCCCAACGCTGCTACCCAG CACCACTCTCGGCAACTTGTCCAACTCTCCGAGCGCGTGCTTTGTCGCGTCCGATGGTCAAAGTCTTCGCGTCTACCAAGCGGTGATCGACGCGAGAACGCTTCTGGCCGAGATCAGCACCTCTGAGCGAAGGAGTAGAATGATG GATTCAATGATCAGCATCTCAGAGGAGAGTTCAATGGACGACGGAGGCAAGCACGCTTCTCTGCATAACAAGATCAAAATTGTTTCGCAGCAATCCACAGCTAGGCCTGGATGTGTGATTCAGCTTGACGCCATAGCTGATGCCACCCAT GACTGGCAGAACACGCAGTTCTTGCACGTGTTCCAAGAACAGTTGATCATCGGACAGAAGAGCGACACAGGCCCTGCAGACGGCCTGTTGGGCCCTGACTTGGGACTGATGGAGACCCAGCTGGGAGCAATGGTAGATTTGCAGCAAGCAGCCGTCTTTGAGGAGCCGTTCTACATCGTGGTGATGGAGAAGAGTGGCAAGCACACTCTTGTGCACATGTGGCGGCTTGTGATCGCCTCCCAGCCGGACAACCCTGAATTCTGCGGCAGTGTGATGTACGTGCCAGATAGTCAGTTGACGCAAGATGATGGCGAGGAGGACTTGGACCACCACGTTGGCGCCAGCCACGCCAACCACGAGCCCAGTCGCCACGGTGAGCATCAGCAGCTGCCggaacaacagcagcagccgcagacCTCACATGTCATCATTTCCACGACCAAA GTTTGCACACAAATTTTGCCCTTGCCTGACGACGTTGAGGTGATCCACGCAGCGCCAGCTGCCGGCCACCTCAGTTCTGCCTCGATTTATCCGGCCTGTTTTGCACCGTACACAATCGTGACCGCTTGCTCAGATAGCACAATTCGCTTCTGGAACTGCAAGGTGACGAACAAAAAGGATGAGAGCCGGGATTATGAATGGTGCGAGTGGGAAATGCGACGCAAGGATAAAGAGTCCATGGTTGAGATTGCAG GCAAGCCGCTGAATATCAGTGTAGCCTACAGTGGTCGCATCGCGTGCGCTTACAAGTACGGAAAATCATTCGCCAGGCCCTCTCGAAAGGATCCGCACGCTAGATTCGTCAACATGTGTATCGCCATCTACGAATGTGAGAGCACAGGAGGCTCTGAGTGGGTGCTTGAAGACACCATTCACTTGAAGAATATCAACGTGCCATACCTCTCTGAACCAGACTTGGACTCGGGCTTGCACACTGCTTTTTTCAAGAGGAAGTCTCCTCTTAAAACCACCTTTGAAGATCCTTCAGGAAAGCTAAG CACGGAATCATCACTGCCGACTGTGCAGAGCTTCAGCACCTTGCAGACACTGCGCAAGTCCATCTCAGAGAAGGGCAACGTCTGCCCGCTTACCCAGAAGCATTTGGTCCAGCTTGACTGGGTGTCAAACGAGGACGGCTCGCACATCTTGACTGTGGCCGTTGGCAGCACAGTGATGCTGTTCACGCCGGTCTCGAGCGATTTGGCGCAGGCCAACATGAAGGCGATGAAAGAGTCGCAGTCGACGAACAGGCCCATCCTGCGTAAAGCCTCATCGCTGGCTGCGCCGCACTTTGTTGACGAGATCCGCTGGATGAAGCTGAGGAAAATCGAGCTGCACACTGCTGACAACCTGCCCGCTCTGCCAATGCAGATTTCTTGGGTCCGCGATGGAATTCTGGTTATTGGCATGGACAGCGAGATGCACGTCTACTCCCAGTGGAAGCCttctt TCTCAATCACCAACGACCACACACTGCAGCACCAAGAGTCTGAAGAAATCCACGATTCTAGAAAGCTTAAGGACGAGCAGCTTCTCAGCTTGGCCCAAGAAAGCTCGCAGAGGCAGCTGGCAAATGTTCGGTCTATGACCCATCTAACCAGAGTCAGCTCAATTTTGGGAACAGTGTctgataaaaagaaaagag GCCAATCCGAGCCGATAAACATGGACTACATGCCCGACTATGGGCTTTTTGAAGCGAGCCGCATCGCATGTCCAGTGCTGCCGCAGTATCACCCAAAACAGCTGATGGAGCTGCTCAACTCAGGCAAAATCCGGTGGGTGAAGGCCATTCTGGCGCATCTGGTGCGTTGCATCTCGAACACATGCTCCAATCGTCAGGGCTCGGTGATGCACGCAAGCAGCACCGACGAGGAGAGCATCTGCAAACAAAAGGGCTGGTCGCGTTCGCGCGCTCTTTCAGTTAGCTACGGCGCCGGTGGCACTACCAGCCCCCTTGAGCAGAGGGGCTCTACCACCGCCATCCCTGAGGAGCTGATGCTGGACTACGCAGAGATCACCTCCATCCCGCCGCTGCCTCTGTGGACGCTGCTTGCCGCTGATAAAGAGTCGGCTAGCACCAGCAAACACACCACTGAGGACAACCAG GATTACAATGATTTGTTTGACGCCAATTTGAGCATGGCTGATGAAACCTTGGAGGACATTCTAGAGGATGAACCCAACACTCAAAACAGGCCGGAACGTCGGCAGTCAGTTAGCGGCGACCGGCAAGGTCTGTCGCACTTTGGACCGCGACAGGGCCGCCTCCTTTCGCGCCTgctcacacacacgcatttGCCTGGCCTCTCAAGCCTCGACCAGATGCACTTGCTTGCACTTGCGGACACTGTATCCACGTGCAACACCGATTTTGCAGAGAGATTCGCAATTGATGCTGCCAAAACCGCCATtgccaaagaaaatttgacagGAGTACCTGGAGAAGAACCTTCCACAG ATTCGTTGGACGATTGCGGACTAAGGTTCCTGATGGCGATGAAGCACTTCTCATACCTGCTCAAGTGCTTACCGCTGACCCAGAGGGCTCAATTCCAGAAACAGGGCGTTGGCACTAACAACATTGTGTGGGCTTTCCACTCTGAGAGCGAGGAGGAGCTGCTCACCCTTATTCCATCATACTCAAAAAGCACCCTCAGGTGGAGCACCTTAAAGGAATTGGGTGCCGGATGGTGGATTCGAAATTACACCACCCTCAAAACCTGCATTGAAAAg gTTGCTAAAGCTGCATTCCAAAACAAAGAGGACCCGCTGGACGCCGCCCTCTTTTACCTGGCCATGAAGAAGAAGAGCTTGGTCTGGGCCCTGTTCAAATCTAAGAGAGATGTTAAGTTGGCTGATTTTTTCTCCAACGACTTTACCGATGACCGCTGGAGGAAGGCAGCTCTGAAGAACGCCTTCTCCCTGCTTGGCAAACAGCGCTTTGAGCATGCCGCCGCCTTCTTCTTGCTGGCTGGCGCCATCAAGGACGCTATAGAC GTGTGCATCAGCAAGCTGGACGACTTCCAGCTGGCCATGGTGATCGCCAGGCTGTATGAAGGCGAGTTGGACCAGACGCCACCAAGCCTGCGAAAGCTGCTCTATGAGGAAATCCTTGGTTTGAGTGTAGATGGCGAGGACTACAGCCCGTCAAAGGCCCACCCAGACCCCTTCCTCCGCTCCATGGCGCTGTGGATCCTGAAGGATTATACAGGCAGCCTAAACACGCTGCTGCACACTAACATCGGTTCCATGCACCCGCAGTACATTGACGAGGACAAGCCAGACGCCGCCCAGGCCAACCCTAACGTCTTCAACTTTTACGTCTACTTGCGGACGCACCCGATGCTCATCAGACAATACATTGCTTCCTCTGCCCAGGACAAAAACAAAGGACACTCG GTTGTCATTTCTGGCTTCAGTTACGGCGGCTCGGACTCAAAGTCATCCAAACAGGACAAGCAGTTGCTATTAGAAGACTCAATCACGCCACTGGAGCGCCAGTTGTACTTCACCACTGCCCACGCTCACTTCAAGGCAGGATGTCCAGCTTTGGCGCTGGAAGTGCTCTCAAAATTGCCCAACAAGGTGTTAGACTCCAATGGAGATGATTCGCCAa ATATGCTGAGCAGTCCAACCAAGATCCGAAAGCAGGATTCACAAATCGATACTGGAACTTTATGCGAACAGACGGGCTGGGGAGGAGCCAATTCTTTCGATAAGAAAG ACGATGTGTTTGACTGGTCCCAGCCTGTAAGCAAACCTAAGGAAGAAGAAATCACATTCGACTGGTCACAGCCAGCGTCCAAATTCGAGGATGAGCCGCTTGACCTGGGCTTCGGCAAGGACGACGATGACGAAGACCTGGAAGACAGCGatgaggaaaagaaaaagaaggtaGAGCAAAAGTTGTCAGCTGCTGACACCCTTGAAGATGAGCACGATGAGCGGGAGCAGACAGTACCTCTGGACATCATGGCCCAGCAGCTCAAGTTTGTAGCCTGTCTAAAAATTCTGATGGAGGAGCTGTCCACTCTGGCCACTGGATTTGAGGTCGACGGAGGCCAGCTCAGGTACCAGCTCTACCTGTGGCTTGAGCGCGAGGTGGAGGCGCTCAGGCAGCTCTGCAACTACAGCGCCGGCGAGGACGACGCGGCTACCGCGGACGAACTGCTTTTAGACGAGTCCAAGGATGTTACAGTGACTACCACCTCGTTCAAAGCAGGAGAGAAGCCGACTCTGCATGAGATTTTGATGGCCGAAAAGATGGACTTTGAGGCCAAGGTGCAGAGAGCTGCCAAGCGCAAGAAGTGGCTAAAAG CAAACGAGACTCTGCTTCGCACACTACTGAGCTACTGCAGTTTACATGGCGCCAGCGGTGGTGGCTTGGCCTCTGTGCGGATGGAGCTGGTGCTTTTACTTCAAGAGCTGCAGCAGGAGAAGACACAGCAGCAGCTATTGTCGCCCCTGCCCTTCCCAACCACCCTGCCGCTGCTATCTGCGAGTGTGGCCTGCAACAAGACCGTGGTGGCCGACCCGGTGCGCCACCTGCAGGCCAAGACGCACGACATGCTGCAAACCATCATCGAGTTGCGCTACCCGCCTATGCCCACCAGGATCCACTTCTCAGAGGTCTTTGTCCTCAGGGACCTGTCCGTCGCACTCTCCGCCTGCATCTACCAGTCTCTCTGCGACTCGGACACGTTCAGCGTCAAACACGTTCACCAAGATGG TTACCAAAGCGCCGGTATGGAAACGCTGGCTAGACTGAATGTTGTTTCCCCAAGCAGTCATCTGATTGCGAGCTCTGGCCGAAGGAGGAGGTACAGCAGCGACGAGCCTCTGCAGGTGACGACCCTTCCTAGCAAGTGGCCAG GTGTTACCAACCTGCGAGCGTTGCTTGCTCGTGAAAAGGACGAAGACACACCCAAACTCAACGTCCTTCTCTGCGAGGCCTTCATCGCCACGTACATGAGTCTTGTTGTGTACGCCATGTCCACTTGTGACTGCAACATCCTCTTCAGACTGGTTGGTCAGAAGTTCAGCAACGCCACCTGGGCCAGCCTTTATGGTGGGGGCGTAAAGAAGTTGCTCAGGGTGGCTAGCACCCTTCCTGGACCACAG ACTTCCCAAGGAAGTGTTGATAAGGAGGTGCCACCAAGCACGGACACTGCTGGCGCCATGTGGAACGCGGTGACCAGCCTAACAAAGCAGCGGGTGCGTCTGAACATGAAGCTGCTGGGCCAGTTTGGCAGCCAGTCAGGTACGCAGCCGATGAAAGAGGACCGGCCGACCTACCGCGAGCAGTTCGTGCCGCCTGAGATGTCGATGGTGTCCTACTTCCTGATCAAGCCTCAGCCGCCAGTGGACACTGAATACGTGGACTACGACTCGGCAGACTCTGCCGAAAGCGAGgtggaagaggaggaggaagacgTCTTTGAGGGTTCCACGACCGGGAACGAACGCGAGGACAAGGACAACACAGAGCACTCAAACCCCAACAGCTTCGCGTGGTGCGTGCTGAGGCTCGCCATCACCACGCTTGTGCAACACCAACTCAAGGACTTCCTCAACGTAGCGGGCATTGAACTCCAAG caaaaaagaaattgtggCGTGACCAACGATTTTCAGAACTACCAGTGAGCAGTCCGCTGATCCATGCTGTGCTGCGCGTGGTTTACCACTGGGTGGAGGTGCTGAAGGACGACCTGGACAGCAAAGGTGCTGCGCCAATCGACTTCATCCCAGGCTGCTTCGTCGACTCAAACACTACCTCAGGCCCTGCCATCCACAAATATAGATCTCTGCTCGAGAAATTCAACACACCATTCCA TCCCAAACACCCCGCCGCCTCGCCCGCCAGGCGTCTCTGGAGCTACCTGGTACGCCAGGAAGAGGTGCAGGACATCTTCATCCGTGCCGTGTTTGGCAAGAAGCGCATGATGACGCAAATCCTGTCCGGAGACCCGTTGATGCGGCCCGATGACGGCGCACCCGATCCCATCCACCACCCTGCCTTGCCAGAGCCAGTCCGCATCATCCACAAGGACCAGGACTCGATCTCTGCCTTCTGCCTCAACGAG GTGTCTAACGGCTTGTTGGCTCTGGCAACTCCGAAAGAGGTTCAAGAAATGGACATTTCGTTGCTGCTCGAGTCGCCAGCGTGGTTTGAAGATGAATGTGATTTTGACATCATCAATTTGTCAAA GGAGCCGGAGTTAGTTCCAGCGACCAGTTTCTTGGTCATCCAGACGGCAAGCGACCGGCCCCTGTTGGCGCAGGCGTCGCCGAACAACGCGGGTTCGCATCCAAACACGTACGGCTCCTCCCCGGCTGCGCAGGGTGGCATGGCCGGACAGACCGGACGGGGCGCCTCAGTG ATTAAAGGGCTCAACTTCCCTGGGTCACACAACCCGCGCTTCTGTCAGTTTGTGATTGAGCGTAGCAGACACATGCTGAAGCCG GTCCACAAACATAAAATGGACGGTATTCGCCGAATGAGCGCCCACCCTCTCATGCCAGTTT ACCTGAGCGGCTCGCAGGACGGATCCGTGCAGCTGTGGGAGTGGGGTCACACCCAGCCAGTGGCGACCCCCCGGCCTCCGGGCACCTTTGCCAAGGTGTCCAGGGTGCGCTTCAGCCAGCACGGAAACAAATTTGGCGTTGCCGACGGAGACGGCCACGTCAGCCTCTGGCAGGTCGGAATGGCCTCCAGCGTCTCCAGGCCCTTCTTC aacTACCAGTGCCACAGTAAAATGGCCAGCGACTTTGTGTTCCTGGGCTCGTGTAGCCTGCTCGCCACGGCTGGACACAGTTCCGAGAGCAAAAACGTGTCGCTTTGGGATTCGCTGCTGCCGCAGAAGAAGGCCCTCGTCACCT cTTTCGCTTGCCACGAGCAAGGCGCCTCAAGTATAATTTACGCGCCGCAACACCAAGCCATCATCTCGGCGGGCAAAAAGGGTGACATCTGCATTTTCGACGTCAGGCAGCGCCAGTTGCGGCAGCGCTTCCAGGGTCACGAGTCCGCAGTTAAGTGTCTGGCGCTTGACCCTAATGAGGAGTTCTTTGTCACTGGCTCCGCTGATGGAGATATCAAG GTGTGGAGTATGTCGACGCTGCAGCCATATTTCATGTTCCCCGGCGAGCACGCGCGTTCGAGTTTCTTCAAGAACATCGGTCAGGGTGTGACGCAGCTGCACATCGACTCAAGCTCGCGGCTCTTCTCGTGCGGCGCCGACGGCTCGATGAAGGTACGCCAGCTGCCTGAAAGAGACTTGGTCGTGCAGTCCATATACTAG